The Brevibacterium atlanticum genome segment ACGGCGCTGATGATCGGCAAGTCCGCGCAGGCGCACGAGCGCGGGATCGAACTCGAGGTCACGGCGACCGGAGAGCTGCCGCCGGAGAGCCTTGATGCCAAGGACCTCGTCACCGTGGCCGGGAACCTCATCGACAATGCCCTCGATGCTGCCGCCGATTCGGCCGAGAAGCATGTGTGGGCGGACTTCGTCGCCGCGGATTCGGAGCTCATCATCACGATCGCCGATTCCGGGCCGGGGGTCGACGTCGATGAGATCGACGCGCTCTTCCACCTCGGCGCTTCTGCGAAATCGGATGTCGAGGGTCCGGGCGGACGCGGATTCGGACTGGTGCTGGTCAGGCAGGCGGTGCGCCGCCTCGGCGGGGATATCGAGGTCGAATCCGACGGTGGGGCGATCTTCACGGTGACCCTGCCGCTGGGCGATACGATCTCTGGAGGAGGTGAGGGACGTGAGTGATGATGCCGCAGTCAGCGATGATGCCGCGCTGCGTGTGCTCATCGTCGAGGACGACCCGATGACCGCGCAGGCGCATGCGGACTTCGTCGAACGGGTGCCCGGGTTCGAGGTGGCTGGGATCTGCCTGAGCGGGCACGACGCGATCGAACGGTTCGACGAACTCGACGCTGCGGGTACGCCTGTCGACATCGTTCTGCTCGATATGAACCTCACTGATTCGCACGGGCTCGAGGTCGCCGGGCGGTTGAATTCGCGCGGGAAGGACGTCGACATCATCGCGATCACCGCGGTGCGGCACCTGCAGGTGATCCGGTCGGCGATCTCGACGGGGATCACGCAGTACCTCATCAAGCCGTTCACCTTCGCGATGTTCCGGGAGAAGTTGGAGAATCAGCGGGAGTTCCGGCGCGGACTCACCGGATCCGGGTTGCTGGCGACGCAGGCGTCGGTGGACAATGCGCTCTCCGCACTGCGGTCGGTGTCATCGACCCGGTTGCCGAAGGGACTCATCGCCGAGACCCTGACTGCGGTGGCTGATGTAGTGCGCGAGACGGGGCCGACAGGCGCAGGTGGGTCGGCGGCTGGGTCGGGGGTGTCTGCCACCGAGGTGGGGGCGCGCTTGGATCTCTCCCGCGTGACAGTGCGCCGCTATCTCGAGCACCTGGTGGCGACGAAGCAGGCAGTCAAGCAACCCAGGCACGGAACCCCGGGCCGACCGGAGTACGAATACCGCTGGGTGTGAGCCCACAGCGTATGTTCAACACCGCCGGACGAAGGCTGAGCCGTTGATGAGCTCGCTGGCCGAGGGACCTCAGCGCTGGGCGAACCTCGCGGAGCAAGGCGGAGCTGACGGATCACCGAGGTGTTGACAGGAATCGTTGAATTTCCACGAGAAAGTCACGAAGCGTAATATTACATTTTTGTTACTAGTGGCCTTGTCGTGAAATTTCAGTGAACACGCGAGCGCTGATCCGCGAGTCACTCGTCTTCCCTTTGATGAGCTCCATGTAGGCGCAGATCAGGGGCGTGAGTTGGTGAACGTCGCTCCGACATCAAGCATCTGGCCCTGTGGGATCTGTCCGCATTGTGAACTTATCAATTTTGAAATATAACGGAACCATAACGTTGCCAATGACGTAATGATTACTCATCAATGATTCCGTAATGTTGTCTGCGATCTGCCAGGAAACTGCATGTTTCCGTCCAGACTGCTGTCTGCGACTGATCAAGAAGATATACCGATGTGGAGGACTATGAAGATGCTCGGAGGCCGGCCCACGACCGGCCGCAAGATCGCTGCGGGCACGGTGGCTGCCGCAACCGCAGTGGGGCTGACCCTGCTGACGACGGCACCTGGTGTGGCCGATGAAAAGAATCCGAAAGAGGACTCAGAGGCCTTCGGGCAGCTGATCGACGCGGACCTGCTTTCCGAGGATGCCGTTGATGCACTCTCGGCCTACAGCAGCTCTCCTTCCAACGATGCCGAGGACAGCACACCGCTGAACTTGGAAGTCCTGCAGTCCCTCGGGCTCGAACTCCCGGGCGTCGACCTCCCGCTCATCAGCAATGAGGGCGGCGACGGACTTCTCGAACTCGGCGAGGCGGGGGCGCTCAACTCCTACGGACACGCTTCGGCCGCTGACGCGGCTAAGGCCAGCGCCGGTGCTGTCGGCAAGGACGGTGCGCTCAACCTCGACGACATCAACAATGGTGAATTCGGCAACGCCAAGGTCGATCTGACTTCGCTCTTGCGCCAGTTGGACCTTGACGGTGCCACTGACCAGATCGTTGACGAGCTCAGCCTCGAACTGGGTGCGATCGGATCGACCGCCGAGAGCGATGGTGAAACCACCGACTCCGAATACGTCGTCGCCGACGGAACCCTCACTGTCTCCAGCCCTGCTGTGGGTGACCTCTCCGGTTCACTCACCGATGCAATCGACGGTGTCGGCGGTTCCCTTGACGACGCCATCGGCAACGAAGGGCTGGTCGACGAACTCGCCGGCCTCGGCCTCGACGTCGATGCGGGACTCGCCACTGTCAAGGTCGGCGGAGAGGATACAAAGGTCTCCGTCGATACCGGCGATGCGCTCAACAGCGTCGTCGAAAACGTGGTCAACAAGAAGCTCGAGGACGAATCAGGAATCGTCTCGATCGATCTGGCCAAAGGCGACATCAAGATCGACCTCGCCAAGGTCGTGAAGGGTGCCGACGGTGAGGACCTCAACGGTCTGGACCCGAACACTCAGGTGCTGACCGCCGACACCACGAAGAAGATCACTGACGCAGTTGCCGACGCCCTCGGTGCGCTGTCGGGCCGGGTCAACGAGACTCTGACCGACGCACTCAACGATGTTCATCTCAACATCGCGCTGCCCGCGAGCATCACGGCCGCCGGAATCCCCGCGGCCGACGGCAAGGTCACTGTAGACGCCACGCTGGGCCAGCTGGCCGGTACCGACGACACCGAGCCTGTCGTCAACACTGACCTGTCATTGGCCGGCGTACCTGTCGGTACTGTGGTCAACGCCATCACCGGACCGGTCGTCAAGGCAGTCCTCGGTGTCACGAAGCCGATCATCGGGGGAGTCCTCGACTCGACGACTGAAGACGTAACCGGTGCTGTCACCGATCTCGTCGATCCCGTCCTGGACGGACTTGACCCGGTCCTCAGCGGCCTCAACCAGGTCGTCGACCTCACGATCAACGAGCAGTCGCCCAATCCCTCGGGTGGACAGGCGTCGGCTCAGTCCTCGTTGGAGTCGAGCCGGGTTGATGGCGAAAACGGCCCCGGATTCACCGTCAACGCTGTGAGCCTGGAACTGCTTCCCGAGTCCGACGCGATCGATGTCGACCTCGCGTCGTCCTCGGTTCGCGCGACGGCTGACGAAGCCCCGGGCGACGATGACGCAGATGCCGATGACAGCGCTGCTGCCGATCAGGACGATACGACTGATGCAGACGCTTCGGCTGACCCCGATGCGGACGCTGACCCGGATGCTTCGGCAGCCGATGATGCTGACTCGAACGTCAACGTGAATGCGGCGGCCTCGGCTTCGGCGTCCGCAGATGCCGACGACGATTCGAACCCAGCTGCCCAGGCGGCGTCAGAGGCGGCTGCCGATGACGATGCCAACGATTCAGCGTCGGCAGAAGCTGACGAGAATGCCGAAGCGGCAGCCGAATCGGCAGCCACTGAGGACGCATCTTCGAACACCTCGGCTGATGCGACTTCCGATCCGAACGCTTCGTCACAGAAGGCATCGAACGCCGCAGCCGATGCGGACAACTCGGATTCGACGAACGCTGAATCCTCGGCCGCTGCCGATGCTGATCCGGCTGCAGCAGCATCCGCGGCATCAACTGCTGACTCGTCCAACGAGGCTTCGGTTGAGGCTGCTGCCAATGCCGACGATTCGGCTGCAGCGGATTCGACCGACGAGGCAAACGCCTCGGCAGCATCCGATGACGACGCTGACGCTGCGGAAGCCAGCGCTTCGGCTGACGGCGACGAGGCAGATACCTCGTCCGATGAAAGCGCCTCTGCCTCCGCAAGCGCGTCGGCCGATGTCGAAGCCGGTGCAAGCGCGGACGCTTCGGACAACAGCGACGGTGGCAACCTTCCGAGGACAGGTGCAGACGGCACCCTGGCCATGGCCGGTTTCGCCGCATTGTTGATCGCCGGTGGTGCGGCCGCGGTCTACGCGACTCGCCGTCATCGTAATCGCAGTGGCCTCTGAAACAGTATGAGCCGCTGATCGCACTGGCCAGGTGGTGGGGTCGAAGTCTTCGCTTCGCTCCCACCACCTGGCCTTGTGTGTGAGACTTCCTGAAACCGGCTGTGTAAGACAGGCGAATTTGCCGAAACGGCCGACCAGAATCCGGATGTGTGATGCACGATACGACGGCTGAGGCCGTTGCCCGGCCTCGTGCGGTGGTCAAGATCAGCAGCGGGGAAGAAGTCACCGGGTGGATGCGGGCAACCGATGTCGAGCTGGACCATTCGACCGACAAGCCCTTCCCACCGCGATCGGCCGGGTTGGGCATCGGCGTGGCTTCGGATCTGAAGGGGTCCTGGGATGACCAGCCGGAGGATCAGAAAGCGATTGTGAAGCTTGACTCCTTCAGAGGCGGCGACTCCGTGGACCGTCTGACGACGAAACTCCGCGAGTACGAGGACCCCGATGGTGCTGTCGGTGGGTACCTCGACAGCGAACATGTGGCCACAGCATATGCGACTCAGGTCGCGAGAGCCGTGTGGGGTGACGACGTGCGCACCGCCTCGGCGAAGATCGATTCGGCGAACATGGAGATTGTGCCGCTCTCGACCCAGGCGCGCACGGCGGTCGCACGAGGTTGGGATCGGCTCGAGGTTCTGCTCACCGGGCGCTATCACGCGACCTATGGCTTGGCAGTGACGCGGATCCTCATCGGATTGACCGGACTCGGCCTCATCCTCACGAATTTCAACGCCCGTCATTACGCCTTCGGCGTCGGAAACGCCTGGAGCGGAGAGATCGCGGATCCGAAGAGCGACTTCCCGGACATCTGGCTGTTCTCCCTGTTCCATCGGGCGGTGACGGTTCCCCCGCTGTTCACGGCAATGATGATCGGCCTGGCGATCCTCGCCATCGTCATCACTCTGGGCTGGCGCACGCGGATTGTTCTGCCGTTCTACCTGGTACTGTGGGTCAGCTTCATCGAACTCAACGACGGCGCCGGTGATCAGGGCGACAACGCCTACCGGATGTTTCTGATCGCTCTGCTCTTCGCCGACACCACTCGACGGTGGTCGTTGGACGCGCGTCGTCGAGCTCGCCGATCTCGCCGAGTCCTCAGCGTCGATGGCGTGGCAGGTGACGCATTCGGCACCGATCCCGATGCACATGGCACAGCAGTCGGAAGCCAGCGGCGGTGGGTGCTGATCATGGCCAACAATCTCGCCATCGTGGTCCTCGCCTTTCAGGTGTGTGCGATCTACATGTCCGGCGGTCTGTACAAGGCCGGTGGTGCTGCGTGGCAGCATGGTTTCGCCGTCTACAACCCGCTGCAGACCCAGCAGTTCGGCACATGGCCGGTGCTCTCGGATCTTGTCACGGCGTGGGGTCCGATGGTGGTGGTCATCTCCTGGGCATCTGTGCTGTTCCAATGCGCCTTCCCGTTCATGCTCTTCAACCGTTGGACGAGGATCGCCGGGCTTCTCGGAATTCTGTCGTTCCACCTGGGGATCGCGTTGCTGATGGGATTACCGTGGTTCTCGCTGACGATGATTGCTGTCGACGCGATCTTCATCCGGGACAACAGCTTCGCCAATCTCGATGCACGCTTGCAGAGTTGGTGGCACTCCGACTCGCCGGGGTCGAGACATTCGGTCAGGGCTGCCGACCTGCCCACTGGGAACGAGCATTCGACAAAGTCGGGTGTCTTTTGATCGTGAATAATAGACAAACGAGTCTGATCAAAAAGAAACTTTACTTGACTTCCGCAACTCATTCATGCGCGCATTTATGTTACTCAACTTGGGTTGCGTGAAAACTTCTGTTCCATCGAATTCGATCGCGTATCGCAATGTGGACAATAGGTGGAGAATTTCTGGTGTGTTTCAACCAGGTCCGGCGTCGTTGGCCGAGGTCTCCGGAGCCCTTGCAGGGGCGATTGTTCCCCGAATCCTGGCGGAATCGGGCGATAGTTGAGCTCGGTCTCCGAAAGCGCCGAGGAGCGGTGACCCTGTGTGCGAGCTTCATCCGGGGTTGAAAGACTCTAGACACTTACTGGAAGTTTCGACAGAATAGGTTGCGGGTCACGTTCGTTGGATCAAAATCCGACATCTGAGGGAGCGGAACCTTTCAAATGCGTAAATTTGGAGGTTAAACGTGTCTCAACACGTCCATTCACGCCGTCTGAATTCCACGGAAAAGACTCGGCGAAGAAGAATTCCACGATGGGCACTTTCAGGATTGGCTCTTGGCGTTGTCGGAGTGATGGTCGGCACGACCAGCGCCTCGGCGCTGGGGCTCGACAATTATCCTGACGATCCGACTGAAGCCGAGGCTAGTGTCGCCGGCATGAGCCTTGATTCTCAGGATCTCATCGCTGCGGCGCAGTCGAAAGCCGGTTCGAAGTCGGATCCGGGACCGAACCGCGAAGCGTTCAACGGTGCAATCGGCGGAGACGAAGTCATCGATTTCGGCGCCGGCTACCAGATACCAGTCGACGACTTCATCGACTTCGGCCAGGCTGGAGCTGTCGAAAGCGAATCGGCTGCCACTGATGCCAAGAACGGCAAGGCCGTGTCCGGCATCGTCGGTGCCGATGGCGGGCTCAGTCTCGATGGGAAGGACAGCGATTTCGGAACGGCGCAGGTCGACCTGCTCTCGATCGTGTCGGCGAGCGGGTCATCCGATGTCACCGATGGCCTGATCGACCAGGCCGATCTGAGTCTCGGGCTCGGAGGTGCCTGGGTCGAAGCGATCGACGGCGAATTCCAAGACCCCGACTCTGTCGGAAAGTATGGTCAGTACAGAGTCGGCGATGCCAAGCTGCAACTGCACTCCCCGGCGATCGACGATGCCGGCGATGGTGTCTCGGATGCGGCCGGAGAGATGGAGGGTGAAGTCAACGATGCGCTCGACGACGCGCTCGGATTGACCGATCTCCTTCCGGGTATGACTGTGGACACCAGTGTCAAGAGCAGCATCAAAGATGACGTTCTCGATGCAATTCTGCTTGAACCGATCAGCACTGATGACGGACTCGCGACGATCGACCTCGGGGAAGGGTCGATCGAAGTCGACGTCGGACGCATCGGCGGCAACGACGACGGTGTGATCGATCGGCCCGTAGGGATGAACAATCAGGATCCCAACACCGAACTGATCGATGACGAGACCTATCCGTTCATCGCCAGCAGCGTCCACGACGTCATCGAGAAGGTGATCGACGTTGCCGTGGACACGGCCATCGAGTCGCTGCGCAGTGCGACCGTGAACGTGGACATCACGGCCCCGGACGGCACGAAAGCCGGATGGGATATGGACCTGACAGGCAAGGTCAGCAACGACTTCTGCGACGCGGCGGGTGCTACCGGCACTGTCACCTGCAGAACGATCGACACCGTGATGAAAACCATGGATACGGTGATGGGCCCGGTCTACGACGAGCTGTCCGATCCTTCGGGCCTCTTGTACAAGGCGTTCACCACGATCAAGACGGACATGATGACAGTGCCCATTCGTGCGGCACTTGACCCATTCCTCAAACTGATAGCCGATAACCTCGTCTCGCTGCAGATCAACCATCAGGAGACGACGGAATGCACCGCGGCCGACGGTTCGACCACGGTCAATGGTGTGGAAGTCTCTGCACTGAGCCTCGGCGTCGGCGATGGCACGGCACGTCTGGGCATCGGCAACGCGGGCGTTCGCACCGACTCATGCGATGAATCCGTCGACGGACCGTCGATCGACACCTCGTCGCCTGCCCCTGCAGGTGGAGAGACGACGCTGGACTCCACTGGTTGGGCACCGGACACGGATATCACTGTCGACCTCAACGGTCCTGACGGCGAACCGGTCGGCGATCCCATCACGGTGACGACCGATGGCGACGGCAA includes the following:
- a CDS encoding choice-of-anchor G family protein, whose translation is MFPSRLLSATDQEDIPMWRTMKMLGGRPTTGRKIAAGTVAAATAVGLTLLTTAPGVADEKNPKEDSEAFGQLIDADLLSEDAVDALSAYSSSPSNDAEDSTPLNLEVLQSLGLELPGVDLPLISNEGGDGLLELGEAGALNSYGHASAADAAKASAGAVGKDGALNLDDINNGEFGNAKVDLTSLLRQLDLDGATDQIVDELSLELGAIGSTAESDGETTDSEYVVADGTLTVSSPAVGDLSGSLTDAIDGVGGSLDDAIGNEGLVDELAGLGLDVDAGLATVKVGGEDTKVSVDTGDALNSVVENVVNKKLEDESGIVSIDLAKGDIKIDLAKVVKGADGEDLNGLDPNTQVLTADTTKKITDAVADALGALSGRVNETLTDALNDVHLNIALPASITAAGIPAADGKVTVDATLGQLAGTDDTEPVVNTDLSLAGVPVGTVVNAITGPVVKAVLGVTKPIIGGVLDSTTEDVTGAVTDLVDPVLDGLDPVLSGLNQVVDLTINEQSPNPSGGQASAQSSLESSRVDGENGPGFTVNAVSLELLPESDAIDVDLASSSVRATADEAPGDDDADADDSAAADQDDTTDADASADPDADADPDASAADDADSNVNVNAAASASASADADDDSNPAAQAASEAAADDDANDSASAEADENAEAAAESAATEDASSNTSADATSDPNASSQKASNAAADADNSDSTNAESSAAADADPAAAASAASTADSSNEASVEAAANADDSAAADSTDEANASAASDDDADAAEASASADGDEADTSSDESASASASASADVEAGASADASDNSDGGNLPRTGADGTLAMAGFAALLIAGGAAAVYATRRHRNRSGL
- a CDS encoding response regulator; protein product: MTAQAHADFVERVPGFEVAGICLSGHDAIERFDELDAAGTPVDIVLLDMNLTDSHGLEVAGRLNSRGKDVDIIAITAVRHLQVIRSAISTGITQYLIKPFTFAMFREKLENQREFRRGLTGSGLLATQASVDNALSALRSVSSTRLPKGLIAETLTAVADVVRETGPTGAGGSAAGSGVSATEVGARLDLSRVTVRRYLEHLVATKQAVKQPRHGTPGRPEYEYRWV
- a CDS encoding HTTM domain-containing protein gives rise to the protein MHDTTAEAVARPRAVVKISSGEEVTGWMRATDVELDHSTDKPFPPRSAGLGIGVASDLKGSWDDQPEDQKAIVKLDSFRGGDSVDRLTTKLREYEDPDGAVGGYLDSEHVATAYATQVARAVWGDDVRTASAKIDSANMEIVPLSTQARTAVARGWDRLEVLLTGRYHATYGLAVTRILIGLTGLGLILTNFNARHYAFGVGNAWSGEIADPKSDFPDIWLFSLFHRAVTVPPLFTAMMIGLAILAIVITLGWRTRIVLPFYLVLWVSFIELNDGAGDQGDNAYRMFLIALLFADTTRRWSLDARRRARRSRRVLSVDGVAGDAFGTDPDAHGTAVGSQRRWVLIMANNLAIVVLAFQVCAIYMSGGLYKAGGAAWQHGFAVYNPLQTQQFGTWPVLSDLVTAWGPMVVVISWASVLFQCAFPFMLFNRWTRIAGLLGILSFHLGIALLMGLPWFSLTMIAVDAIFIRDNSFANLDARLQSWWHSDSPGSRHSVRAADLPTGNEHSTKSGVF